From Monomorium pharaonis isolate MP-MQ-018 chromosome 9, ASM1337386v2, whole genome shotgun sequence, the proteins below share one genomic window:
- the LOC105836320 gene encoding CHRNA7-FAM7A fusion protein isoform X2: protein MRWNVEDYGGVRDLRIPPHRLWKPDVLMYNSADEGFDGTYPTNVVVKNNGTCLYVPPGIFKSTCKIDITWFPFDDQRCEMKFGSWTYDGFQLDLQLQDEAGGDISSFITNGEWDLLGVPGKRNEIYYKCCPEPYIDITFVVIIRRRTLYYFFNLIVPCVLIASMAVLGFTLPPDSGEKLSLGVTILLSLTVFLNMVAETMPATSDAVPLLGTYFNCIMFMVASSVVSTILILNYHHRNADSHEMGQWVKVIFLFWLPRILRMSRPGPEEEKEVQKSKNPSPVTGASKSYGDLELHQRSSKSLLANVLDLDDNALASHNNLLNNVYSTPGPHHAHAMGHGHSHIHTTPHHHHSHAPTTPHHQHATPLPHSSYPGHQISHTPHHHPHPQDAPTPQVEMLQNACFCARYELVLILKEIKIITNQLKNEDENTKITNDWKFAAMVIDRMCLIIFTLFTIIATITVLLSAPHIIVT from the exons CGCCGACGAGGGCTTTGATGGCACTTACCCGACGAACGTCGTTGTAAAGAACAATGGGACCTGTTTGTATGTGCCGCCCGGTATATTCAAGAGCACTTGCAAGATAGACATTACCTGGTTTCCCTTTGACGATCAGCGCTGTGAGATGAAATTCGGTTCCTGGACGTACGACGGGTTTCAG TTGGATCTGCAGCTGCAGGATGAGGCCGGAGGTGACATCAGCAGTTTCATCACTAACGGCGAGTGGGATCTGTTGG GAGTACCTGGTAAAAGAAACGAAATCTATTACAAGTGCTGCCCGGAACCGTATATAGACATCACTTTTGTCGTCATCATTAGAAGACGCACACTCTACTACTTCTTCAACCTGATCGTGCCGTGCGTCCTGATTGCCAGCATGGCCGTCCTCGGGTTTACCCTGCCGCCCGATTCCGGCGAGAAACTCTCCCTCG GGGTAACCATTCTCCTGTCCCTTACTGTGTTCTTGAATATGGTTGCCGAAACAATGCCGGCGACATCCGACGCCGTGCCGCTTTTAG GGACGTATTTCAATTGCATCATGTTTATGGTGGCCAGTAGTGTAGTCAGCACGATTCTTATCTTGAACTATCATCATCGAAATGCTGATTCCCATGAAATGGGTCAATGG GTTAAAGTAATTTTCCTATTTTGGCTACCTCGCATACTCCGTATGTCAAGGCCAGGAccggaggaagagaaagaagtaCAAAAGTCAAAAAACCCATCTCCAGTCACAg GTGCGAGCAAATCATACGGCGATCTGGAGCTGCATCAGAGGAGCAGTAAGTCGCTTTTGGCGAACGTCCTGGATCTGGATGACAACGCGCTGGCGTCTCACAACAATTTGCTGAACAATGTGTACAGCACACCCGGACCTCATCACGCGCACGCGATGGGCCACGGCCATAGTCACATACACACGACGCCCCATCATCATCATAGCCACGCACCCACGACGCCGCATCATCAGCACGCGACGCCGCTACCGCATTCATCGTATCCCGGTCATCAAATCTCGCATACGCCGCATCATCATCCACATCCGCAAGACGCGCCAACACCGCAGGTCGAGATGCTCCAGAACGCGTGTTTCTGCGCTCGTTATGAGCTTGTGCTAATCTTAAAGGAGATTAAG ATAATAACGAATCAATTGAAGAACGAGGATGAGAACACAAAGATCACGAACGACTGGAAGTTCGCGGCGATGGTGATCGATAGGATGTGCCTAATCATTTTTACTCTATTCACCATCATCGCTACCATCACCGTCCTGCTGTCAGCACCGCATATTATCGTCACGTGA
- the LOC105836321 gene encoding acetylcholine receptor subunit beta-like 1: MYFCLRLVRLFLISAILCVGLCSEDEERLVRDLFRGYNKLIRPVQNMTEKVHVRFGLAFVQLINVNEKNQIMKSNVWLRFVWMDYQLQWDEADYGGIGVLRLPPDKVWKPDIVLFNNADGNYEVRYKSNVLIYPNGEVLWVPPAIYQSSCTIDVTYFPFDQQTCIMKFGSWTFNGDQVSLALYNDKNFVDLSDYWKSGTWDIISVPAYLNTYQGDFPTETDITFYIIIRRKTLFYTVNLILPTVLISFLCVLVFYLPAEAGEKVTLGISILLSLVVFLLLVSKILPPTSLVLPLIAKYLLFTFIMNTVSILVTVIIINWNFRGPRTHRMPQFIRKIFLKYLPIMLFMRRPKKTRLRWMMEIPNVTLPAATYSGSPTEVPKHLPASLAKSKMEVMELSDLHHPNCKINRKVHHTTSSSSGAGAGEGMGDRRGSESSDSVLLSPEASKATEAVEFIAEHLRNEDLYIQTREDWKYVAMVIDRLQLYIFFLVTTAGTIGILMDAPHIFEYVDQDRIIEIYRGK, translated from the exons atgtatttttgccTGCGTCTCGTGCGACTATTCCTGATCTCGGCGATCCTGTGCGTCG GTCTGTGCTCCGAGGATGAGGAGAGACTGGTGCGAGACTTGTTCAGAGGATACAATAAACTCATCCGACCAGTGCAAAATATGACGGAGAAAGTGCACGTGAGGTTTGGCCTCGCCTTCGTGCAATTGATCAATGTG aatgaGAAGAATCAGATTATGAAATCGAACGTATGGTTGAGATTTGTATGGATGGATTATCAGCTGCAATGGGATGAGGCTGATTACGGCGGTATCGGTGTCCTCAGATTACCACCCGACAAAGTGTGGAAACCGGACATAGTCTTATTCAATAA CGCTGACGGTAATTATGAAGTTCGTTATAAGAGCAACGTGCTGATATACCCGAACGGCGAAGTGCTTTGGGTACCTCCAGCAATTTATCAGAGCTCGTGCACAATCGATGTAACATATTTCCCATTTGATCAACAAACGTGCATCATGAAGTTCGGCTCATGGACCTTCAACGGCGACCAAGTCTCTCTCGCGCTCTACAACGATAAGAATTTCGTCGATCTGTCTGACTATTGGAAGAGCGGCACATGGGACATTATTAGCGTCCCGGCATATCTCAACACTTACCAAGGTGATTTTCCCACAGAAACGGACATTACTTTCTACATAATTATCCGCAG GAAGACTCTCTTCTACACGGTGAATTTGATACTGCCGACAGTTCTGATCTCTTTCCTCTGCGTGCTCGTTTTCTACCTTCCGGCGGAGGCCGGTGAGAAAGTCACTCTAGGCATTAGCATTCTTCTATCACTGGTCGTGTTCCTCCTGTTAGTCAGCAAAATTTTACCACCAACTTCGCTGGTGTTACCATTGATAGCCAAATATTTGCTGTTTACTTTCATCATGAATACTGTCAGTATCCTTGTGACTGTGATCATCATCAACTGGAACTTTCGCGGGCCGAGGACTCACAGGATGCCTCAATTCATACGCAAGatctttcttaaatatctaccAATAATGTTGTTCATGAGACGACCAAAGAAGACGCGGTTGAG atGGATGATGGAGATACCAAACGTAACACTGCCAGCCGCTACATACTCGGGAAGTCCGACCGAGGTCCCGAAGCATCTGCCAGCTTCACTGGCGAAATCGAAGATGGAGGTGATGGAGCTGTCCGATCTGCATCATCCGAATTGCAAGATTAATCGTAAGGTTCATCACACCACGAGTAGCTCCAGCGGTGCTGGAGCAGGGGAAGGTATGGGCGATAGAAGAGGATCCGAGAGTTCGGATTCAGTGTTGCTCAGCCCCGAAGCCAGCAAGGCCACCGAGGCCGTGGAGTTTATAGCGGAGCATCTCAGGAATGAGGACTTGTATATACAG ACAAGGGAGGATTGGAAATACGTCGCAATGGTGATCGATCGACTGcaactttatatattctttttagtAACGACTGCGGGTACCATTGGGATCCTAATGGACGCGCCTCATATTTTCGAATACGTGGACCAGGATCGTATCATAGAAATTTATCGCGGAAAATAA